The sequence below is a genomic window from Denitratisoma sp. DHT3.
TGCCCAGGTCGCCATGGACCGCCTCGGCGGCATGGACGAAATACGCCGGCGTGCCGGTGCTGGCCATGGTGGCGGCGATCTTGCGGGCGATGTGCCCCGACTTGCCGATGCCGCTGACGATGACACGGCCATGGCAGGAGAGAATCAGGCGCACCGCCTCGACGAAAGCGCCGTCCAGACGCGCCGCCAGGGCCTGGATCGCCTCGGCCTCGATGCCCAGGACGCGCCGGGCGAGAGCGAGGGTCTGTTCGGTGGAAATCGTTGGGCTCATGACGTGGGGCGGTTATGATTGTGAAGAATTATACCCAGCCCTCTGACCCCGCCGGAGCCGTCGGCATCCATGACATCGACTTTGCAAATCATTTTGCTGCTGCTGGCTGCCGCCGTGTTGGTAGTGATCCTGTTCCGCTCCATCAACCTGCCCTCGATCATGGGCTACCTGATGGTGGGCATCGTCATCGGCCCCCACGCCCTCGACCTGATGCCCGACCCCGGCCTGGCCAGGCATCTGGCCGAGTTCGGCGTGGTGTTCCTGATGTTCTCCATCGGCCTGGAGTTTTCCCTGCCCCATCTGTTCAGCATGCGGCGCATCGTCTTCGGGCTGGGGCTGGCCCAGGTGCTGGCGAGCCTGGTCCTGGCGGCGCTGATCGCGGGCATCGCCGGCATCGGCTGGGGGTTGGGTTTCGCCCTGGGCGGGGTGTTGGCCATGTCCTCCACCGCCGTGCTGTCGCGGCTGCTGGCGGAGCGCCTGGAGCTGGACTCGCGCCACGGCCGCGAAGTCATCGGCGTGCTGCTGTTCCAGGATCTGGCGGTGGTGCCGCTCCTGATCGTGGTGCCGGTCCTCTCCCAGCCGGCCGGCATGATGGCGGAAACCATCGGCCTGGCCGTGCTCAAGGCGGCGCTGGTGCTGGCGGCGGTGATCTTCCTGGGGCAGCGCCTGGCGCGCGGCTGGTTCGCGCTGGTGGCCCGGCGCAAGTCGTCCGAACTGTTCGTCCTCAACGTGCTCCTGATCACCCTCGGGCTGGCCTGGGTGACCGAACTGGCGGGGCTTTCGATGGCGCTCGGCGCCTTCCTGGCGGGGATGCTGATCGCCGAGACCGAATACCGCTATCAGGTGGAAGAGGACATCAAGCCGTTCCGCGACGTGCTGCTGGGGCTGTTCTTCATCACCATCGGCATGTTCCTGGACCTGCGGGCCGTGGCCGGCAACCTGCCCTGGGTGCTGGGCGGGCTGCTGTCGCTGCTCGGCGCCAAGCTGGCCCTGGTGGGCGGACTGTCGCGCCTGTTCGGCGCCGCGCCGGGCACCGCCCTGCGCACCGGCCTGTGGCTGTGCGCCGGCGGCGAGTTCGGCTTCGTGCTGCTGGCCCAGGGGCGCGGCCTGTTGCCGCCGCACATCGAGCAGACGACCCTGGCGGTCCTGGTGCTGTCGATGCTGGTGGCGCCTTTGCTGGTGCATTTCTCGGATCGCATCGTGCTGCGCTTCGTGGCCTCGGAATGGCTGCTGCGCTCGATGCAGCTGACCCAGATCGCCGCCCGTTCCATGGGCACGGAAAAGCACGTGATCATCTGCGGCTACGGACGCACCGGCCAGCATCTGGCCCGCATCCTGGAGCCGGAAGGCTTTTCCCTGCTCGCCCTGGACCTCGACCCGGAGCGGGTGCAGGAGGCCGCCGCCGCCGGCGAGTCGGTCAGCTACGGCGACTGCACCCGGCGCGAAACCCTGGTGGCGGCCGGCATCGCCCGCGCCCATCTGCTGGTGATCACCTTTGCCGACCGGCCCGCCGCGCTGCGGGTGCTGCATCACGCGCGCACCCTGCGCCCCGACCTGCCGATGGTGGCGCGGGCGGCGGAGGATCTGGATGTGAACCCGCTGGTCTCGGCCGGCGCCACCGAAGTGATTCCCGAGGCCCTGGAGTCCAGCGTGATGCTCGCCACCCACGCGATGGCCCTGCTGGGAATACCGATGTCCAAGGTGCTGCGCCGGCTGCGCGAGCTGCGGGAGCATCACTACGGTCTGCTGCGCGGGTTCTTCCACGGCGTCGGCGACATCAGCGACGGCGCCGACGAGTCCGAGATGGCGCGTCTCCACGCGGTGACGCTGGGCGAAGGCGCCTACGCCATCGGCCACCCGCTCGATCTGTTGAGCCTGGGGGAATGCGGCTGCACGGTGTCGGCGCTGCGCCGTCGCAAAGGCCCCGCCCGGTCCGATATGACGGGTGCCCCCCTGACCGCGGACGACGTGGTGGTGCTGCTGGGCACCCCCGAGGCGCTGACGGCGGGCGAGGAGCGTCTGCTGCGCGGCCCCCGGTGATAGCCTCAGACAACAACGGCCGCCAGGACGGTCTATGATCGGCTCATCGAACGATCTCGCAGGAGGCACAAATCATGGCCATACGCATTGTCCGGCTCGGCAGCCCCAGAAACCCGGATGAAGGACTGCGCATCGGCACGGTGCGCCGGCCGCCGCGCGGCGTGCCCAAGGCCGAGTTCGCCGCGCAGAACTGGTACGACGTGTGGTTTCCCAATCTGGCGCCGAGTCTCGACACCATGAAGCTGGCCCACGCCGCCACGACGCCCGCCCAGTGGGGCGCCTTTTTCAAGCGGTACCGCGCCGAAATGGCGACGCCCGAGAACAGCCACGCCATCGAACTGCTCGCCGCGCTCTCCCATCACAGCGACTTCTCGGTCGGCTGCTACTGCGCGGACGAGGCGCATTGTCATCGTTCGGCGTTGCGCGACCTCCTGATCCAGAAGGGCGCCAAGCTCGCCGCGCCGGGGTCTTGAAACGCATGGCGTCCACGTCCGGCATTGCGCGCCCCGCTCCCGCCGAGACGGCCCAGACCGAACTGGAGGAACTGCTCACGGCGGTGCGCGCC
It includes:
- a CDS encoding monovalent cation:proton antiporter-2 (CPA2) family protein, with protein sequence MTSTLQIILLLLAAAVLVVILFRSINLPSIMGYLMVGIVIGPHALDLMPDPGLARHLAEFGVVFLMFSIGLEFSLPHLFSMRRIVFGLGLAQVLASLVLAALIAGIAGIGWGLGFALGGVLAMSSTAVLSRLLAERLELDSRHGREVIGVLLFQDLAVVPLLIVVPVLSQPAGMMAETIGLAVLKAALVLAAVIFLGQRLARGWFALVARRKSSELFVLNVLLITLGLAWVTELAGLSMALGAFLAGMLIAETEYRYQVEEDIKPFRDVLLGLFFITIGMFLDLRAVAGNLPWVLGGLLSLLGAKLALVGGLSRLFGAAPGTALRTGLWLCAGGEFGFVLLAQGRGLLPPHIEQTTLAVLVLSMLVAPLLVHFSDRIVLRFVASEWLLRSMQLTQIAARSMGTEKHVIICGYGRTGQHLARILEPEGFSLLALDLDPERVQEAAAAGESVSYGDCTRRETLVAAGIARAHLLVITFADRPAALRVLHHARTLRPDLPMVARAAEDLDVNPLVSAGATEVIPEALESSVMLATHAMALLGIPMSKVLRRLRELREHHYGLLRGFFHGVGDISDGADESEMARLHAVTLGEGAYAIGHPLDLLSLGECGCTVSALRRRKGPARSDMTGAPLTADDVVVLLGTPEALTAGEERLLRGPR
- a CDS encoding DUF488 domain-containing protein gives rise to the protein MAIRIVRLGSPRNPDEGLRIGTVRRPPRGVPKAEFAAQNWYDVWFPNLAPSLDTMKLAHAATTPAQWGAFFKRYRAEMATPENSHAIELLAALSHHSDFSVGCYCADEAHCHRSALRDLLIQKGAKLAAPGS